From one Lolium rigidum isolate FL_2022 chromosome 4, APGP_CSIRO_Lrig_0.1, whole genome shotgun sequence genomic stretch:
- the LOC124648294 gene encoding FBD-associated F-box protein At1g66310-like isoform X1 has translation MRYSKKRRFHQIDDGGSRGDNRDGSANLDLISALPDDILGSIITLLPTKDGARTQAISRRWLPLWRSAPLNLADDFIGSVSSSKRMALVSKILSEHRGPARRLSLKLLCTIEVPVIDGWLHSQALDSLEELDLTNLRDMPLSMFRFAPTLRFARFSCCRLPNSISTLRLNLPCLKQLTLSGISITEDALHNVLSGCTALESLELSISGIGAICISSQTLRSLAFYHYGPNILQLVIKDAPSLERLLSLYPDWDRVTIQVIRAPKLEVLGLLSEGLSKVQFGTTIFEEMIAVSLTTKIHTMKVLVLHSTGPNLDAVINFLRCFPCLVRLYVISQPTNDMNNARKYDPLDPIECLELHLKKVVLMNYDGSKRPSVDFAKFFVLNSKLLKEMEIKVLNNRNDKWMANQRKQLCVDNRASQDARIELKIGTKKSKVPEMDTHDLSMADPFESGAFN, from the exons ATGCGCTATTCTAAGAAGCGTAGATTCCATCAGATCGACGACGGAGGGAGTCGCGGCGACAACCGCGATGGCAGTGCAAACCTCGATCTCATCAGCGCCCTCCCCGACGACATCCTCGGCAGCATCATCACCCTCCTCCCCACCAAGGACGGCGCCCGCACGCAGGCCATCTCTCGCCGGTGGCTTCCCCTCTGGCGCTCCGCGCCACTTAATCTTGCGGATGATTTTATCGGCTCGGTCTCGAGCAGCAAGCGCATGGCCTTGGTCTCAAAGATCCTCTCTGAGCACCGTGGCCCTGCCCGCCGCTTATCGCTCAAGTTGCTCTGCACAATAGAGGTCCCCGTGATTGACGGTTGGCTTCACTCTCAAGCCCTGGACAGCCTAGAGGAGCTCGATCTCACCAACCTCAGGGACATGCCGCTGTCCATGTTCCGTTTCGCCCCCACGCTCCGTTTTGCCAGATTCAGCTGTTGCCGTTTGCCAAATTCAATTTCAACGCTGCGTCTGAATTTACCGTGCCTCAAGCAGCTCACCCTGTCCGGGATCTCCATTACGGAGGATGCTCTCCACAACGTGCTCTCTGGCTGCACTGCCTTGGAAAGCCTTGAGCTGTCTATTTCTGGCATAGGTGCCATCTGCATCAGCTCCCAAACTCTTAGGAGCTTAGCCTTCTACCATTATGGGCCGAATATTTTGCAGCTAGTAATCAAGGACGCCCCTTCTCTAGAAAGATTGCTATCGCTATATCCAGACTGGGATCGAGTGACCATCCAGGTAATCCGGGCACCTAAACTGGAGGTATTGGGTTTGCTATCTGAAGGCTTATCCAAAGTCCAGTTTGGAACAACGATTTTTGAG GAAATGATTGCTGTCAGCTTAACAACCAAAATTCACACCATGAAGGTTTTGGTTCTCCACTCTACTGGGCCTAATCTGGATGCCGTCATTAACTTCCTCAGGTGCTTCCCCTGCTTGGTGAGGCTGTATGTCATT TCACAGCCAACAAACGATATGAATAATGCAAGGAAGTATGACCCGTTGGATCCAATTGAGTGCCTTGAGCTCCATCTAAAGAAAGTTGTGTTAATGAATTACGATGGCAGCAAGAGGCCATCTGTTGACTTTGCCAAGTTCTTTGTTCTGAATAGTAAGTTGCTAAAAGAGATGGAAATCAAAGTTCTTAACAACCGAAACGACAAATGGATGGCTAATCAACGCAAACAGCTATGTGTGGATAATAGAGCTTCTCAAGATGCTCGAATTGAACTGAAAATTGGTACTAAGAAATCCAAGGTACCCGAGATGGATACCCATGATTTGTCGATGGCTGATCCTTTTGAAAGCGGGGCCTTTAATTGA
- the LOC124648294 gene encoding FBD-associated F-box protein At1g66310-like isoform X2 — protein MRYSKKRRFHQIDDGGSRGDNRDGSANLDLISALPDDILGSIITLLPTKDGARTQAISRRWLPLWRSAPLNLADDFIGSVSSSKRMALVSKILSEHRGPARRLSLKLLCTIEVPVIDGWLHSQALDSLEELDLTNLRDMPLSMFRFAPTLRFARFSCCRLPNSISTLRLNLPCLKQLTLSGISITEDALHNVLSGCTALESLELSISGIGAICISSQTLRSLAFYHYGPNILQLVIKDAPSLERLLSLYPDWDRVTIQVIRAPKLEVLGLLSEGLSKVQFGTTIFEEMIAVSLTTKIHTMKVLVLHSTGPNLDAVINFLRCFPCLSQPTNDMNNARKYDPLDPIECLELHLKKVVLMNYDGSKRPSVDFAKFFVLNSKLLKEMEIKVLNNRNDKWMANQRKQLCVDNRASQDARIELKIGTKKSKVPEMDTHDLSMADPFESGAFN, from the exons ATGCGCTATTCTAAGAAGCGTAGATTCCATCAGATCGACGACGGAGGGAGTCGCGGCGACAACCGCGATGGCAGTGCAAACCTCGATCTCATCAGCGCCCTCCCCGACGACATCCTCGGCAGCATCATCACCCTCCTCCCCACCAAGGACGGCGCCCGCACGCAGGCCATCTCTCGCCGGTGGCTTCCCCTCTGGCGCTCCGCGCCACTTAATCTTGCGGATGATTTTATCGGCTCGGTCTCGAGCAGCAAGCGCATGGCCTTGGTCTCAAAGATCCTCTCTGAGCACCGTGGCCCTGCCCGCCGCTTATCGCTCAAGTTGCTCTGCACAATAGAGGTCCCCGTGATTGACGGTTGGCTTCACTCTCAAGCCCTGGACAGCCTAGAGGAGCTCGATCTCACCAACCTCAGGGACATGCCGCTGTCCATGTTCCGTTTCGCCCCCACGCTCCGTTTTGCCAGATTCAGCTGTTGCCGTTTGCCAAATTCAATTTCAACGCTGCGTCTGAATTTACCGTGCCTCAAGCAGCTCACCCTGTCCGGGATCTCCATTACGGAGGATGCTCTCCACAACGTGCTCTCTGGCTGCACTGCCTTGGAAAGCCTTGAGCTGTCTATTTCTGGCATAGGTGCCATCTGCATCAGCTCCCAAACTCTTAGGAGCTTAGCCTTCTACCATTATGGGCCGAATATTTTGCAGCTAGTAATCAAGGACGCCCCTTCTCTAGAAAGATTGCTATCGCTATATCCAGACTGGGATCGAGTGACCATCCAGGTAATCCGGGCACCTAAACTGGAGGTATTGGGTTTGCTATCTGAAGGCTTATCCAAAGTCCAGTTTGGAACAACGATTTTTGAG GAAATGATTGCTGTCAGCTTAACAACCAAAATTCACACCATGAAGGTTTTGGTTCTCCACTCTACTGGGCCTAATCTGGATGCCGTCATTAACTTCCTCAGGTGCTTCCCCTGCTTG TCACAGCCAACAAACGATATGAATAATGCAAGGAAGTATGACCCGTTGGATCCAATTGAGTGCCTTGAGCTCCATCTAAAGAAAGTTGTGTTAATGAATTACGATGGCAGCAAGAGGCCATCTGTTGACTTTGCCAAGTTCTTTGTTCTGAATAGTAAGTTGCTAAAAGAGATGGAAATCAAAGTTCTTAACAACCGAAACGACAAATGGATGGCTAATCAACGCAAACAGCTATGTGTGGATAATAGAGCTTCTCAAGATGCTCGAATTGAACTGAAAATTGGTACTAAGAAATCCAAGGTACCCGAGATGGATACCCATGATTTGTCGATGGCTGATCCTTTTGAAAGCGGGGCCTTTAATTGA
- the LOC124648294 gene encoding putative F-box/FBD/LRR-repeat protein At4g00315 isoform X3 — MRYSKKRRFHQIDDGGSRGDNRDGSANLDLISALPDDILGSIITLLPTKDGARTQAISRRWLPLWRSAPLNLADDFIGSVSSSKRMALVSKILSEHRGPARRLSLKLLCTIEVPVIDGWLHSQALDSLEELDLTNLRDMPLSMFRFAPTLRFARFSCCRLPNSISTLRLNLPCLKQLTLSGISITEDALHNVLSGCTALESLELSISGIGAICISSQTLRSLAFYHYGPNILQLVIKDAPSLERLLSLYPDWDRVTIQVIRAPKLEVLGLLSEGLSKVQFGTTIFEEMIAVSLTTKIHTMKVLVLHSTGPNLDAVINFLSHSQQTI, encoded by the exons ATGCGCTATTCTAAGAAGCGTAGATTCCATCAGATCGACGACGGAGGGAGTCGCGGCGACAACCGCGATGGCAGTGCAAACCTCGATCTCATCAGCGCCCTCCCCGACGACATCCTCGGCAGCATCATCACCCTCCTCCCCACCAAGGACGGCGCCCGCACGCAGGCCATCTCTCGCCGGTGGCTTCCCCTCTGGCGCTCCGCGCCACTTAATCTTGCGGATGATTTTATCGGCTCGGTCTCGAGCAGCAAGCGCATGGCCTTGGTCTCAAAGATCCTCTCTGAGCACCGTGGCCCTGCCCGCCGCTTATCGCTCAAGTTGCTCTGCACAATAGAGGTCCCCGTGATTGACGGTTGGCTTCACTCTCAAGCCCTGGACAGCCTAGAGGAGCTCGATCTCACCAACCTCAGGGACATGCCGCTGTCCATGTTCCGTTTCGCCCCCACGCTCCGTTTTGCCAGATTCAGCTGTTGCCGTTTGCCAAATTCAATTTCAACGCTGCGTCTGAATTTACCGTGCCTCAAGCAGCTCACCCTGTCCGGGATCTCCATTACGGAGGATGCTCTCCACAACGTGCTCTCTGGCTGCACTGCCTTGGAAAGCCTTGAGCTGTCTATTTCTGGCATAGGTGCCATCTGCATCAGCTCCCAAACTCTTAGGAGCTTAGCCTTCTACCATTATGGGCCGAATATTTTGCAGCTAGTAATCAAGGACGCCCCTTCTCTAGAAAGATTGCTATCGCTATATCCAGACTGGGATCGAGTGACCATCCAGGTAATCCGGGCACCTAAACTGGAGGTATTGGGTTTGCTATCTGAAGGCTTATCCAAAGTCCAGTTTGGAACAACGATTTTTGAG GAAATGATTGCTGTCAGCTTAACAACCAAAATTCACACCATGAAGGTTTTGGTTCTCCACTCTACTGGGCCTAATCTGGATGCCGTCATTAACTTCCTCAG TCACAGCCAACAAACGATATGA